The Acidimicrobiia bacterium genome has a segment encoding these proteins:
- a CDS encoding VWA domain-containing protein codes for MKRMTLLVVMALVLTAFPMMGAGATGNHPALTPETVSATVAQGGSFDVVKTVHTPEIPPNPAIVFLADTTGSMSGALANVKANATAIMTTVQTAQPTAQFAAAQYRDFGDAFVYNLDAALTPTIATVQAAIGAWSAGGGGDIPEAQLNALTQLAGLVFPDGSTPIVVWFGDASGHDPSGTATLASTIAALQAAGITVIAINVPGADGLDATGQATAIANATGGVYLSAASSDDVAAAILTGLSNLPAEVGMASNCADPISTTFAPASLTVTSGDDAGFTETITVAADAAPGVYVCQDWALIDGEPMTDADGEVIFEEKSITVGAAFCDEGVNPAGKTPKAPGTGQNEDGFYLIGASADGLTVELIDDGSGTVFGPFASGTNIKYTENDDDISIKAGPGAVDWKIKGLGDATVRITDGFGNEAFAACLVPPAPK; via the coding sequence ATGAAGCGAATGACCCTATTGGTGGTAATGGCGCTGGTCCTTACCGCCTTCCCGATGATGGGCGCCGGTGCGACCGGTAACCATCCCGCTCTGACGCCGGAAACAGTGAGCGCCACCGTGGCCCAGGGCGGCTCTTTCGACGTGGTCAAGACGGTCCACACGCCCGAGATACCGCCGAATCCCGCCATCGTGTTCCTGGCGGATACGACCGGGAGCATGAGTGGAGCTCTGGCCAACGTCAAAGCCAACGCCACGGCCATCATGACCACAGTCCAGACCGCCCAGCCCACTGCCCAGTTCGCAGCTGCGCAGTACCGGGACTTCGGGGATGCTTTCGTATACAACCTGGATGCAGCTCTGACGCCCACAATCGCGACGGTCCAGGCGGCCATCGGGGCCTGGTCGGCTGGCGGTGGCGGTGACATTCCCGAGGCGCAACTCAATGCCCTGACGCAGCTCGCCGGTTTGGTCTTTCCGGACGGATCCACGCCGATCGTCGTCTGGTTCGGCGACGCCTCCGGGCACGACCCGAGCGGTACCGCAACGCTTGCTTCGACTATTGCTGCTCTCCAGGCAGCAGGTATCACTGTGATCGCCATCAATGTCCCAGGCGCCGACGGCCTCGACGCCACCGGTCAGGCCACAGCTATCGCAAACGCTACCGGTGGTGTGTATCTGTCCGCTGCCAGCTCGGATGACGTTGCGGCCGCCATTCTCACCGGTTTGAGCAATCTACCGGCCGAGGTCGGCATGGCCAGCAATTGTGCGGACCCAATCTCGACGACGTTTGCGCCGGCGAGCCTCACCGTGACCAGCGGCGATGACGCCGGTTTCACCGAGACGATCACGGTCGCTGCCGACGCGGCGCCCGGGGTCTATGTCTGCCAGGACTGGGCCCTCATCGATGGGGAACCAATGACCGACGCAGACGGTGAAGTCATCTTCGAGGAGAAGTCGATCACCGTCGGAGCAGCGTTCTGTGACGAGGGGGTCAACCCGGCCGGGAAGACACCCAAGGCGCCCGGTACGGGCCAGAACGAGGACGGGTTCTACCTGATCGGAGCCTCGGCCGACGGGCTGACGGTTGAGTTGATCGACGACGGCAGCGGGACGGTATTCGGGCCATTCGCGAGTGGCACGAATATCAAGTACACCGAGAACGACGACGACATATCGATCAAAGCAGGCCCGGGCGCGGTGGACTG
- the prmC gene encoding peptide chain release factor N(5)-glutamine methyltransferase, protein MQSIDMLSSTGLPRHEAERLVMAATKRPRAGILDGTPLTPDETARFRELAARRRSGEPLQYLEGTVEFGPVELLVDERALIPRPETEAVWDEARRMLGEAGRGTVIVDLCTGSGAMALAMKTVFPAARVFATDLSEEALSLAGENASRLGLDIQFFHGDLFDALPRSIYGRIDLLLTNPPYIEEREWPTLPAEVRDFEPRQALVAGLEGTEILERIADDVYWWLGVGGWLVTEIGETQGQRADELFGQWLDTEVRPDLTGRDRMLVGRKGARCCV, encoded by the coding sequence GTGCAATCGATTGACATGCTCTCGTCCACCGGTCTCCCTCGTCACGAGGCGGAACGGCTGGTCATGGCGGCCACCAAGCGTCCCCGCGCCGGGATCCTGGACGGCACGCCACTCACCCCCGATGAGACGGCCCGCTTCCGGGAACTCGCGGCGCGCCGCCGGTCCGGCGAACCGCTCCAGTATCTGGAGGGCACAGTCGAGTTCGGCCCGGTGGAGTTACTCGTCGACGAACGTGCGTTGATCCCGCGCCCCGAGACCGAGGCAGTCTGGGATGAGGCCCGTCGCATGTTGGGAGAGGCGGGTCGGGGAACGGTCATCGTCGATCTCTGCACCGGCAGCGGGGCGATGGCTCTGGCTATGAAGACGGTGTTCCCTGCCGCCCGGGTGTTCGCGACCGACCTCAGCGAGGAAGCGTTGTCCCTGGCTGGGGAGAACGCTTCCCGCCTCGGTCTCGACATTCAGTTCTTCCACGGCGACCTGTTCGACGCGTTGCCGCGCTCGATCTACGGGCGGATCGATCTGCTGTTGACCAATCCCCCTTACATCGAGGAAAGGGAATGGCCGACTCTGCCGGCCGAGGTGCGCGACTTTGAGCCCCGGCAGGCGCTGGTGGCCGGACTCGAAGGCACGGAGATTCTGGAGCGGATTGCAGACGACGTCTACTGGTGGCTCGGGGTCGGTGGATGGCTGGTCACAGAAATCGGCGAGACCCAGGGCCAGCGCGCGGATGAGTTGTTCGGCCAATGGCTCGACACAGAAGTGCGCCCCGATCTCACCGGCCGCGATCGAATGCTGGTCGGCCGCAAAGGCGCCCGCTGCTGCGTCTAG
- a CDS encoding DUF222 domain-containing protein, translating into MEHPLTTATTDALEQRLLGLESLMAAARTEQAGIVAELDTRQVPLADGCRSMREWLAGRLGVANDTAASLNRLAHSQHHDLRLMAGRGELSFDQAVEADRLAALVGEERAIEAAVTHDIAGMRRLIARHRRITPGDERDIFDGRHFVMQPNLDRTAYRAWGLLPGLDGSMVEKALFERADRFPARPDGTQGPIGQRLADALVAVCQDSLTGDTETSGATLLATVFVDADLASATFGETGATVAAGPRVGPLTLEEILCGGAVEVITTGSGRPTWSSPATRAIPPAVRRFVLHRDGGACTADGCSSRYRLQPHHIQPRSRGGTHDPENLTTLCWFHHHIVIHRMGYRIDPKSPPQRRRFLRPGGVRGPP; encoded by the coding sequence ATGGAACACCCATTGACCACCGCCACAACCGACGCTCTCGAGCAACGACTCCTCGGTCTCGAATCCTTGATGGCAGCGGCCCGAACCGAACAGGCCGGCATCGTCGCCGAACTCGACACCCGCCAGGTCCCCCTGGCCGACGGGTGCCGTTCGATGCGTGAGTGGCTGGCCGGACGCCTGGGGGTGGCCAACGACACCGCCGCCTCACTGAACCGCCTCGCTCACTCGCAACACCACGACCTGCGGCTGATGGCCGGGCGGGGCGAGCTGTCGTTCGATCAGGCCGTCGAGGCCGACCGGCTGGCCGCCCTGGTGGGCGAAGAACGGGCCATCGAGGCGGCGGTCACCCACGACATCGCCGGGATGCGCCGGCTCATCGCCCGGCACCGGCGAATCACCCCCGGCGACGAACGGGACATCTTCGACGGGCGCCACTTCGTGATGCAGCCCAACCTCGACCGCACCGCCTACCGCGCCTGGGGTTTGCTGCCCGGCCTCGACGGCTCGATGGTCGAAAAGGCCCTGTTCGAAAGGGCCGACCGGTTCCCGGCCCGGCCCGATGGCACGCAGGGCCCGATCGGCCAGCGCCTGGCCGACGCCCTCGTGGCAGTCTGCCAGGACTCCCTCACCGGCGACACCGAAACGTCCGGAGCCACCCTGCTGGCAACGGTATTCGTGGACGCCGACCTGGCCTCCGCCACCTTCGGCGAGACAGGAGCGACCGTGGCGGCCGGCCCGAGGGTGGGGCCGCTGACCCTCGAAGAGATCCTGTGCGGTGGGGCGGTCGAGGTGATCACCACGGGCTCCGGACGACCCACCTGGTCGTCACCGGCGACCCGGGCGATCCCACCGGCGGTCCGAAGGTTTGTGCTGCACCGTGACGGCGGCGCCTGCACCGCCGACGGCTGCTCGAGCCGCTACCGGTTGCAGCCGCACCACATCCAACCCCGGTCGCGGGGCGGCACCCACGACCCCGAGAATCTGACCACCCTCTGCTGGTTCCACCATCACATCGTCATCCACCGGATGGGCTACCGCATCGACCCGAAGAGCCCTCCGCAACGGAGAAGATTCCTCCGCCCGGGCGGAGTCCGCGGCCCGCCGTAG
- a CDS encoding thioredoxin domain-containing protein has translation MLAGLLALALLLAACGGDTTTATLDPDAPVVASRDNEDPDCVAAGTCTTEAGEDPSDGTEPIASEPADTYDGLAVGFNEDGLPYLGDPDAPVTLVEYSDYLCPFCGRHFTQTTPQLIDRYVRTGQINLVFHDFPLADLHPTAPAGHAAALCVSEQGAALFWAYHDELFARQGEWSSVPDNREFLAAVAGEIGADVEAYQACVDSGRTVPVVDERVAQGRALGFSGTPSFHIVDNRTDEIFEIVGAQSVETFASALDATIAGEAPVVADEPPPETPNLPFWANGDGLVPDPRRSGYTLAGDAFKGNPDAEVVVIEISDFQCPFCGRHALETQPALDEMYVDTGRVMWVFKHLPLQIHPQAPVAAAAAECAGEQGEFWAMHDLIFESVEEWAVDPPDPVLESLAGELGLDEAAFSACLGSRDSLDPVLEDLYDLTSVFSTTPTFVVLFDGQASVIEGAQPLEQFVSALEALLGE, from the coding sequence ATGCTCGCCGGCCTGCTGGCGCTGGCGCTGCTGCTCGCAGCCTGCGGCGGTGACACAACCACCGCCACCCTGGATCCGGATGCGCCGGTGGTTGCCTCTCGCGACAATGAGGATCCGGATTGCGTCGCGGCCGGTACCTGTACCACAGAAGCCGGCGAAGACCCCAGCGACGGCACCGAACCGATCGCCTCCGAGCCTGCGGACACCTACGACGGGTTGGCGGTCGGGTTCAACGAAGACGGCTTGCCTTACCTGGGCGATCCCGACGCTCCGGTCACACTGGTGGAGTACTCCGACTATCTGTGCCCGTTCTGCGGTCGGCACTTCACCCAGACCACGCCGCAACTCATCGACCGGTACGTCCGCACCGGCCAGATCAACCTGGTGTTCCACGACTTCCCGCTGGCCGACCTGCATCCCACCGCCCCTGCCGGTCATGCTGCGGCTCTATGCGTATCCGAGCAAGGGGCTGCGCTCTTCTGGGCCTATCACGATGAGTTGTTCGCCCGGCAAGGGGAGTGGTCGTCGGTGCCGGACAACCGCGAGTTCCTCGCTGCCGTCGCCGGTGAAATCGGCGCCGACGTTGAGGCATATCAAGCCTGTGTCGACTCCGGGCGTACGGTGCCCGTGGTTGATGAGCGAGTCGCTCAGGGCCGTGCTCTCGGCTTCTCCGGGACGCCCAGCTTCCACATCGTCGACAACCGCACCGATGAGATCTTCGAAATCGTCGGGGCGCAGTCGGTCGAGACGTTCGCCTCCGCCCTCGATGCCACCATCGCCGGTGAGGCGCCGGTGGTCGCCGATGAACCGCCGCCGGAGACGCCCAACCTGCCGTTCTGGGCCAATGGGGATGGACTCGTCCCCGATCCGCGTCGATCCGGTTACACACTTGCAGGAGACGCCTTCAAAGGTAATCCCGACGCCGAAGTCGTCGTGATCGAAATATCCGACTTCCAGTGCCCCTTCTGTGGTCGGCATGCCCTCGAGACACAGCCGGCCCTCGACGAGATGTACGTCGACACCGGCCGGGTCATGTGGGTGTTCAAACACTTACCGCTGCAGATCCATCCGCAGGCCCCGGTGGCAGCGGCGGCGGCCGAGTGTGCCGGGGAGCAGGGGGAGTTCTGGGCGATGCACGACCTGATCTTCGAATCTGTGGAGGAGTGGGCTGTCGACCCGCCCGACCCGGTGCTGGAGTCGCTGGCCGGTGAGCTCGGGCTGGATGAAGCAGCCTTCTCGGCGTGTTTGGGGAGCCGGGACTCACTCGATCCGGTCCTGGAGGATCTGTACGACCTCACGAGCGTCTTTTCCACCACGCCCACCTTCGTCGTGCTGTTCGACGGGCAGGCGTCGGTGATCGAAGGCGCGCAGCCACTGGAGCAGTTCGTGTCCGCTCTCGAGGCGTTACTCGGGGAGTGA
- a CDS encoding prolyl oligopeptidase family serine peptidase, whose protein sequence is MTVTAPYGSWESPITISMLTEAGVAVGGVGTDGDDLYWIEGRPQEGGRQAIVRRDAGGVVADAVPEGFNSRSRAHEYGGGSYAVRDGVLISCDFADQRVYRFDGGEPVAITPEPKTPAGDRYADFVFHGDRIICVRERHRNDREPKNTLVTFPLDGSDKPRVIAKGQDFYSSPRVSPDGTRLAWLSWDHPLMPWDGTELWWAALAGDGSVSEPELVAGGDDESIFQPEWSPGGVLHFVSDRTGWWNLFRHVDGHAEALHLMEAEFGKPQWGFGMRRYGFLSEHRIVAVYSEGGFDRVGVFEKDTLRAVHTPFDVFGYTLATSGDRLYTTAGSGSSPMAVVAIDVNRQAVEVVKPSLQIDLDPALISLPEAIELATTDDGITHAFYYPPRNPGFIAPAGQKPPLLVMSHGGPTGATSPELDLSYQFWTSRGFAIVDVNYRGSSGFGRAYRNALRGEWGVVDLDDCISSALYLADRGLVDGDRMAIRGGSAGGYTTLCALAFADAFAAGASYFGVGDLAALATDTHKFESRYLDSMIGPYPEAADLYDERSPLHNLDGFSCPVILLQGLEDRVVLPAQAEEIVAALDAKGIPHAYVAFEGEGHGFRQAENIERAREAEFYFYSRVFNFDPADTLTPVAIAHEEAL, encoded by the coding sequence ATGACGGTCACGGCTCCCTACGGGTCCTGGGAATCGCCGATAACGATCTCGATGCTGACGGAGGCCGGCGTAGCGGTCGGTGGGGTTGGCACCGACGGTGATGATCTCTACTGGATCGAAGGCCGCCCGCAGGAAGGCGGCCGTCAGGCGATCGTCCGCCGCGACGCCGGCGGCGTGGTGGCGGACGCGGTGCCGGAGGGTTTCAACTCCCGGTCCCGGGCCCACGAATACGGTGGCGGATCCTACGCGGTGCGAGACGGCGTGCTCATCTCCTGCGACTTCGCCGATCAACGGGTCTACCGCTTCGACGGCGGTGAGCCGGTGGCGATCACCCCGGAGCCGAAGACGCCGGCCGGCGACCGCTACGCCGACTTCGTATTCCACGGCGACCGGATCATCTGCGTGCGGGAACGCCATCGCAACGACCGGGAACCGAAGAACACGCTGGTCACGTTCCCGCTCGACGGATCCGACAAGCCACGAGTCATCGCCAAAGGACAAGATTTCTACTCGTCGCCGCGGGTGAGCCCCGACGGCACCCGGCTCGCCTGGTTGTCCTGGGACCACCCCCTGATGCCCTGGGACGGCACCGAGTTGTGGTGGGCTGCGCTCGCCGGGGACGGGTCGGTGTCCGAACCGGAACTGGTCGCCGGTGGCGACGACGAGTCGATCTTCCAACCCGAATGGTCGCCCGGCGGGGTGCTCCACTTCGTGTCGGACCGCACCGGCTGGTGGAACCTGTTCCGGCACGTTGACGGCCATGCCGAAGCCCTGCACCTCATGGAAGCCGAATTCGGCAAGCCACAGTGGGGGTTCGGCATGCGCCGCTACGGCTTCCTGTCCGAGCACCGGATCGTCGCCGTCTATTCGGAAGGCGGGTTCGACCGGGTCGGTGTATTCGAAAAGGACACGCTCCGGGCGGTACATACGCCGTTCGACGTATTCGGCTACACGCTCGCAACCTCCGGTGATCGGTTGTACACGACGGCCGGAAGCGGGTCATCCCCGATGGCGGTGGTAGCCATCGACGTCAACCGCCAGGCCGTTGAGGTTGTGAAGCCGAGCCTGCAGATCGACCTCGATCCGGCCTTGATCAGCCTGCCGGAGGCGATCGAGTTGGCGACCACCGACGATGGGATCACCCACGCCTTCTACTACCCGCCCCGCAACCCCGGATTCATCGCGCCCGCCGGTCAGAAGCCGCCGCTGCTGGTGATGAGCCACGGCGGACCGACCGGCGCCACCAGCCCGGAACTGGACCTGAGTTATCAGTTCTGGACATCCCGCGGCTTTGCGATCGTCGACGTCAACTACCGGGGCTCGAGTGGCTTCGGGCGCGCCTATCGCAACGCTTTGCGGGGAGAGTGGGGCGTCGTCGACCTCGACGACTGCATCAGCTCTGCTCTCTATCTGGCAGACCGCGGCCTCGTCGACGGTGACCGGATGGCCATTCGCGGCGGTAGCGCCGGTGGCTACACCACGTTGTGTGCTCTGGCGTTCGCGGACGCCTTTGCGGCCGGCGCCTCCTATTTCGGAGTTGGGGATCTCGCCGCGTTGGCCACCGACACCCATAAGTTCGAGTCCCGCTATCTCGACAGCATGATCGGCCCTTATCCCGAAGCCGCCGACCTCTACGACGAGCGGTCACCGCTGCACAACCTCGACGGCTTCTCGTGCCCGGTCATCCTGCTCCAGGGTCTCGAGGATCGGGTGGTGCTGCCGGCCCAGGCCGAGGAGATCGTTGCGGCGCTCGATGCCAAAGGCATTCCGCACGCCTATGTAGCCTTCGAGGGTGAGGGGCACGGTTTCCGCCAGGCCGAGAACATCGAACGCGCCCGCGAAGCCGAGTTCTACTTCTACTCACGGGTGTTCAACTTCGACCCGGCCGACACCCTCACCCCGGTCGCAATCGCCCACGAAGAAGCGCTGTAG
- a CDS encoding VWA domain-containing protein, translating to MKRLIVPTAIVLVFASLPALASSSATLLPNGTPIDVTLDAPFDGTEYVVPSISGTVDVDVEGTASVGFGSGDATVVYVLDVSGSVENDSLGDCGGDLNADAIFNSILDCQIAGLLALNQAAINSGSVDEVGLAVYGRRSQVADMTPGGGDDPTTTPDAGPGDVGTVLTSVVALAGQAGPTQFTPKDADRGRTNFSAGVAAATTIVGASSNTTNIVVFLSDGLSNDGAFTEFSDNVAALGATGAVAHSFAVGQAASCAGGNNGTLQAIADGTGGTCTQVSNPADLADVIFGLLSSTLDSLELSVDGGAPVTIPNGDISLPLPQDGPIAVTYSTPANGLGVGSHTMCVTAFGADAGGPGDSGPACTTVSVYAIDLAPPDATKELGVDTTHTVTATIAGEAGTVGGRLVTFTIVDGPNTGTTGTCTLNLDCTADAAGNVSWTYTNTGGGGTDVIQACFTVADPTGQTGCARATVLWADTTPPLAACLPGPNPHGQKIPPAGSSSLPGPKGGQNEDGFYDLAAEDLVDPSPQVYAVDEGTGFVFGPYPAGTIVKWTQAPGAPPAEKKMGSDKGQAGAVDWHLRGQGDMLIYAVDASGNASDPLVCLVPPLPK from the coding sequence GTGAAGCGTCTGATCGTCCCGACCGCCATCGTCCTGGTGTTTGCCTCGCTGCCGGCGCTGGCGTCGTCCTCGGCAACGCTGCTCCCCAACGGCACACCCATCGACGTCACGCTCGACGCTCCGTTCGACGGAACGGAGTATGTGGTTCCCTCGATTTCCGGCACGGTCGACGTCGACGTGGAAGGCACCGCCTCGGTGGGTTTCGGGAGTGGTGACGCCACAGTCGTGTACGTCCTCGACGTGTCCGGCAGCGTGGAAAACGATTCGCTGGGGGATTGCGGGGGCGATCTGAACGCCGACGCCATCTTCAACTCGATCCTGGACTGCCAGATCGCCGGATTGCTGGCCCTGAACCAGGCAGCCATCAATTCGGGTTCTGTCGACGAAGTGGGCCTGGCCGTCTACGGCCGCCGGTCCCAGGTGGCCGACATGACGCCGGGCGGAGGCGACGATCCGACCACGACGCCGGACGCCGGGCCGGGAGACGTGGGCACCGTCCTCACCTCCGTCGTGGCGTTGGCCGGACAGGCGGGCCCCACTCAGTTCACCCCGAAGGATGCCGATCGAGGACGGACGAACTTCTCCGCCGGAGTGGCCGCCGCCACCACCATCGTCGGGGCGAGCAGCAACACCACCAACATCGTTGTGTTCCTCTCCGATGGGCTCAGCAACGACGGCGCCTTCACGGAGTTCTCCGACAACGTCGCCGCCCTCGGGGCAACCGGTGCGGTCGCGCACTCGTTCGCGGTCGGGCAGGCGGCTTCGTGTGCGGGTGGCAATAACGGAACCCTCCAGGCCATCGCCGACGGCACGGGCGGAACCTGCACCCAGGTGTCGAATCCGGCCGATCTGGCGGATGTGATTTTCGGTCTCTTGTCCTCAACCCTCGACTCGCTCGAATTGTCGGTGGACGGCGGGGCACCGGTCACGATTCCCAACGGCGATATCTCACTGCCGCTCCCCCAGGACGGTCCGATCGCGGTGACCTACTCGACGCCGGCGAACGGCCTGGGGGTCGGGTCCCACACGATGTGCGTGACGGCCTTCGGAGCCGATGCCGGCGGCCCCGGTGACAGCGGGCCGGCCTGCACCACTGTGAGCGTGTACGCCATCGATCTCGCACCGCCAGATGCCACGAAGGAACTGGGGGTCGATACCACCCACACGGTGACGGCGACCATCGCCGGCGAGGCCGGGACGGTGGGCGGCCGCCTGGTCACGTTCACGATCGTCGACGGCCCCAACACCGGTACGACGGGAACCTGCACGTTGAACCTCGACTGCACGGCCGATGCAGCCGGCAACGTGTCGTGGACGTATACCAACACCGGCGGAGGTGGCACCGATGTGATCCAGGCCTGCTTCACCGTCGCCGACCCGACCGGTCAAACCGGGTGTGCCCGGGCAACCGTGCTGTGGGCCGACACCACTCCCCCGCTGGCGGCTTGTCTGCCGGGCCCCAACCCGCACGGCCAGAAGATTCCCCCGGCGGGCAGCAGCAGTCTGCCCGGCCCGAAGGGTGGTCAGAACGAGGACGGGTTCTACGACCTGGCCGCCGAAGATCTTGTCGACCCCAGCCCGCAGGTCTACGCGGTCGACGAGGGCACCGGCTTCGTGTTCGGCCCCTATCCGGCCGGCACTATCGTGAAATGGACCCAGGCGCCGGGGGCGCCCCCGGCTGAGAAGAAGATGGGCAGCGACAAGGGCCAGGCCGGAGCCGTCGACTGGCACCTCCGCGGCCAGGGAGACATGCTCATCTATGCCGTAGACGCTTCGGGCAACGCCTCCGACCCGCTGGTCTGCCTAGTCCCTCCCCTCCCCAAGTAA
- a CDS encoding L-threonylcarbamoyladenylate synthase: MTTIDAAVAAIHRGLIVGVPTDTVYGLAVDPLNTEAVAALYELKGRPDEKAIPVLVATVAQALEIVDIPPEIEDMALRHWPGPLTLVLRRHVELPDWVGERERGTVAVRIPDHPVALDFLSAAGPLAVTSANRSGNPPAQDEVEARELLGSGVAVYLEGRSPGGEPSTVVDMTTNPPRLVREGPVTFGDLLG; encoded by the coding sequence ATGACGACGATCGACGCGGCTGTTGCCGCCATTCACCGTGGGCTCATCGTGGGTGTGCCCACCGACACCGTATACGGCCTGGCGGTTGATCCGCTCAACACGGAGGCCGTGGCGGCGCTCTACGAGTTGAAGGGCAGACCCGACGAGAAGGCTATTCCCGTTCTGGTGGCGACCGTCGCCCAGGCACTCGAGATCGTCGACATCCCGCCTGAGATCGAAGATATGGCCTTGCGCCATTGGCCGGGACCGTTGACCTTGGTGCTGCGCCGGCACGTTGAACTGCCGGATTGGGTGGGGGAGCGCGAGCGGGGAACCGTCGCCGTGCGGATCCCGGATCATCCCGTCGCTCTTGACTTTCTCAGTGCGGCCGGGCCTTTGGCGGTGACATCGGCCAATCGTAGTGGCAACCCTCCAGCTCAAGATGAGGTTGAGGCTCGGGAGCTGCTGGGCAGTGGTGTGGCGGTCTACCTGGAGGGGAGAAGCCCAGGCGGGGAACCCAGCACCGTTGTGGACATGACCACCAATCCGCCCCGACTGGTGCGTGAAGGACCGGTGACGTTCGGGGACTTGCTCGGCTAG
- the galE gene encoding UDP-glucose 4-epimerase GalE, which produces MNILLTGGTGYIGSHTAVELIEAGHQVTLIDNFSNSRPAVLDRLREITGTDIDFFEIDVRDDSALEDLMGQRSFDAVIHFAAPKAVEESVRRPLHYYQNSVGGTATLCEVLDRHDVRNLVYSSSATVYGMPEQLPVTEESPLSALNPYGRTKLICEYLLEDLQASDTRWNIVSLRYFNPVGAHVSGLIGEDPQGKPANLVPFIAQVAVGRRDELEIFGSDYPTPDGTAIRDYLHVTDLAAGHVAALDYLESEPGFDVINLGTGRGQSVLEMVQAFERASGTGIARRLVDRRPGDAPEVWADVSKAKRVLGWAADRSVDEMCADVWRWQSQNPYGFADPD; this is translated from the coding sequence ATGAACATCCTGCTGACCGGTGGGACCGGCTACATCGGTAGTCACACTGCCGTCGAACTGATCGAAGCGGGCCACCAGGTCACGTTGATCGACAACTTCTCCAACAGCAGGCCGGCCGTGCTCGATCGACTCCGGGAGATCACCGGGACAGACATCGATTTCTTTGAGATCGACGTCCGCGACGATTCCGCCCTCGAGGACCTGATGGGCCAGCGCTCGTTCGACGCGGTCATTCACTTCGCCGCTCCCAAGGCGGTCGAGGAGTCGGTCAGGCGGCCGCTGCACTACTACCAGAACAGCGTCGGCGGAACGGCCACTCTCTGCGAGGTGCTCGACCGCCATGACGTGCGGAACTTGGTCTACAGCTCCTCGGCGACCGTTTACGGCATGCCGGAACAACTCCCGGTGACCGAGGAGTCCCCGCTGTCGGCGCTCAACCCTTACGGCCGGACCAAACTCATCTGTGAGTACTTGCTCGAAGATCTACAGGCGTCCGACACTCGCTGGAACATCGTTTCGCTTCGTTACTTCAACCCGGTCGGCGCCCACGTGTCTGGCTTGATCGGGGAGGACCCGCAGGGCAAACCGGCCAACCTGGTGCCTTTCATCGCGCAAGTTGCGGTTGGCAGACGCGACGAACTGGAGATCTTCGGGAGCGATTACCCGACCCCGGACGGCACCGCCATTCGCGACTACCTGCACGTCACCGACCTGGCCGCCGGCCATGTGGCCGCCCTCGACTACCTCGAGAGCGAACCCGGTTTCGACGTGATCAACCTCGGGACCGGCCGGGGTCAATCGGTTCTCGAGATGGTGCAAGCCTTCGAGCGGGCTTCGGGAACCGGCATAGCCCGCCGCCTCGTAGACCGGCGACCGGGAGACGCCCCCGAGGTGTGGGCCGACGTTTCAAAGGCCAAACGTGTTCTGGGCTGGGCCGCCGACCGCAGTGTCGACGAAATGTGCGCGGACGTATGGCGCTGGCAATCCCAGAACCCCTACGGCTTCGCAGACCCCGATTGA